A single region of the Triticum dicoccoides isolate Atlit2015 ecotype Zavitan chromosome 2B, WEW_v2.0, whole genome shotgun sequence genome encodes:
- the LOC119360682 gene encoding mucin-1-like — translation MPTANPSRTQRSLPRSIPLVPCQRRHHATRIAQTRDPIPISFLASPVCSSLISLDPTQRRRSSSSPRASRRATCVQPRRLRRPSATSPPSSPPPWRLPFSTALEPSSSPPLEPHRLGLAAGSSCCCILSPRLRPRPSSSCIERPRSTSSRPPWPARLSASPPPHRAREWSSLRPVPSPACRLLPLPLGLAAVFGSRAPPSAAPTSCCSVLPVPRATSFQPGSGVSNAPATMPSARSLQPSPARAPSPPCCCHSRALELLCFGSSRPTTTADASSTLECLRLRGFLQVHRMPSTTTGPERLLQGYAKFRSERVRLHPVMRQVPRQHVPRRPAKYPFGSPCSSTTTVYMYDYGP, via the coding sequence atGCCCACTGCTAACCCTAGCCGCACCCAGCGATCTCTCCCTCGATCCATCCCCCTCGTTCCCTGCCAGCGCCGCCACCACGCAACACGCATCGCTCAAACCCGGGACCCAATCCCCATctccttcctcgcgtcgccagtgtgctcctccctcatctccctcgatcccacacagcgccgccgctcctcctcgtcgccccgcgCCTCCCGGAGGGCCACCTGCGTGCAACCCCGTCGCCTTCGCCGCCCTTCTGCTACCTcgcctccttcctctcctcctccatggcgcctcccCTTCTCAACCGCGCTCGaaccctcctcctcgccgcccctggAGCCGCACCGCCTCGGCCTCGCTGccggcagcagctgctgctgcatcctctcgccGAGGCTGCGGCCTCGCCCTTCCTCCTCCTGCATCGAGCGCCCccgctccacctcgtcgcgcccgcCATGGCCCGCGAGGCTATCAGCATCGCCTCCTCCGCATCGAGCCAGGGAGTGGAGCTCCCTGCGCCCGGTCCCctcgccggcttgccgcctcctaCCTCTGCCGCTAGGCCTGGCTGCCGTCTTCGGCTCCCGAGCGCCTCCATCCGCCGCCCCGACAAGCTGCTGTAGCGTCCTCCCCGTCCCTCGTGCGACCTCCTTCCAGCCAGGATCCGGCGTCTCGAATGCCCCCGCGACCATGCCCTCGGCCCGTTCCCTGCAACCATCTCCGGCCAGGGCTCCTTcgcctccttgctgctgccactcgaggGCCCTGGAGTTGCTTTGTTTTGGATCGTCAAGACCGACTACAACTGCTGATGCGTCAAGTACCTTGGAATGTCTACGCCTTCGTGGATTTCTCCAGGTTCACCGGATGCCTAGTACGACTACAGGACCGGAACGCCTACTACAGGGATACGCCAAGTTCCGCTCcgaacgtgtacgactacacccggtgatgcgacaagtaccccgacaacatgTACCTCGACgacccgccaagtaccccttcggatcgccatGTTCATCTACCACTACCGTCTACATGTACGactacggcccgtga